A stretch of the Staphylococcus sp. NRL 16/872 genome encodes the following:
- the ytpR gene encoding YtpR family tRNA-binding protein produces the protein MNLFYNKEGVGDVAFLQIEPTNGPFEYDKQNDIVIIKDGDKVVGFNIFGFSNYSNIQENGHIKLTPELVDALQQAIDKSNVDYKLDADLSPKFVVGYVETKDKHPNADKLSILKVNVGNENLQIVCGAPNVEAGQKVVVAKVGAVMPSGMVIKDAELRGVASSGMVCSMKELNLPNAPQEKGIMVLSDDYEVGKAFFD, from the coding sequence ATGAATTTATTTTATAATAAAGAAGGGGTAGGGGACGTAGCATTCTTACAAATTGAACCTACTAATGGTCCATTTGAATATGACAAACAAAATGATATCGTTATTATCAAAGATGGCGATAAAGTAGTCGGCTTTAATATTTTTGGATTCTCTAACTATTCTAATATTCAAGAAAATGGTCATATCAAATTAACGCCAGAATTGGTTGACGCATTACAACAAGCAATTGATAAATCAAATGTAGATTATAAATTAGATGCAGATTTATCACCTAAATTTGTTGTAGGATATGTTGAGACTAAAGATAAACATCCTAATGCTGATAAATTAAGCATTTTAAAAGTTAACGTAGGAAATGAAAACTTACAAATTGTATGTGGTGCGCCAAACGTCGAAGCAGGACAGAAAGTCGTAGTGGCAAAAGTTGGTGCTGTTATGCCAAGTGGTATGGTTATTAAAGATGCCGAATTACGTGGTGTGGCTTCTAGTGGCATGGTATGTTCTATGAAAGAATTAAACTTACCTAATGCGCCTCAAGAAAAGGGTATAATGGTATTATCTGACGATTATGAAGTCGGCAAAGCATTTTTTGATTAA
- a CDS encoding DNA translocase FtsK — MSWFDELFGNDNNSNEELLRRKNKRRQDSKTQMNNDNALLPENDDIYDRPKGKFRFPIDIGRDTDEAEEAIYQEHDNENEPFYNEVYNSEDLYDYGSYHYDDFNQAAEQSQVYDSSQDTRRRRRRKHTNHDDTGIPSIKERPSQRRENKSIDTGFNGVSSQKRKPNASHQSSNNHERVKLQSERFKSDYNTRPHSTYHKSSFKTSEVPSAIFGTKKRRPIRNGVIPPMEDTEENKTDSSLDDAKTNEHATHREENAEKTFSENENINATSKENKQSPVIEASDNTESNDAFASNEATPNYSQKDNTVNIENIYASQIVEEIRKERERKAQQKRKFKEALQNKRQKTNNEDDDIQKAIDEMYAQQAKQYTGESSLDDALFGETTAHSSIAGENDKENAVEAASHDISNESQSSKENTDAEEQQQIEELAKSSPYNYEEIDLNQVPSVQQVKDEDVKVENTQEDQHHLKLEDTSVQQLDDTTQLISEEEPTFVDNENEKHIDSASNKQDKIHDNQDRIEDDDDEKDSGESDQTTVDEAHYRELDNTYNDSHEVQEEDHLAGKSIDNSISQNDSSMSDNQSNSSQSETNNVVQNAVDSETEYATKPHEQLDIKDNNVKASSHEADNSDDNSQAVAQSVERNNASNVDDTVTNKTTTNKHQDNDENHLEQPKKSLKQSIKPGSKPFNVVMTPSDKKRMVDTYKKKSHKVSVPELKPETKAKKEEVNDTSSTTPNNESKVEKSVSNDKQTADQQASNQLDNVNRSKLDPSEVSPSNIQDEASHHNVDNTRDDSFSAKNSAKQENAVHKEENEVASNEASVTTEDGNQASSAQTDVSKPAIRKGPNIKLPSLDLLENPETHEIDEEWIEEKKKELNDAFYYFNVPAEVQNVTEGPSVTRFELAVEKGVKVSKITALQDDIKMALAAKDIRIEAPIPGTSLVGIEVPNQNPTKVNLKSILETDKFKNAESKLTVAMGNRINNDPLLMDIAKTPHALIAGATGSGKSVCINSILMSLLYKNHPEELRLLLIDPKMVELAPYNDLPHLVSPVITDVKAATQSLKWAVDEMERRYKLFAQYHVRNITAFNKKASYDQRMPKIVIVIDELADLMMMAPQEVEQSIARIAQKARACGIHMLVATQRPSVNVITGLIKANIPTRIAFMVSSSVDSRTILDSGGAERLLGYGDMLYLGSGMNKPIRVQGTFVSDEEIDEVVDFIKAQREPNYLFEEKELLKKNQTQAQDELFDDVCEFMVKEGHISTSLIQRHFQIGYNRAARIVDQLEQLNYISGANGSKPRDVYITDEDLKKD, encoded by the coding sequence ATGAGTTGGTTTGATGAATTATTTGGCAATGATAATAATTCGAATGAAGAATTATTAAGACGTAAAAACAAACGTCGACAGGACTCAAAGACACAAATGAATAATGACAATGCATTACTTCCTGAAAATGATGACATTTATGACCGTCCTAAAGGTAAATTTCGTTTTCCTATAGATATTGGTAGAGATACTGATGAAGCTGAAGAGGCTATTTATCAAGAGCATGATAATGAAAATGAGCCATTTTATAATGAGGTATATAATAGCGAGGATTTATACGATTACGGTTCATACCATTATGATGACTTTAATCAAGCTGCTGAACAATCACAAGTTTATGATAGTTCTCAAGATACGAGAAGACGTCGTAGAAGAAAACATACGAATCATGATGATACAGGTATACCTTCAATTAAAGAAAGACCTTCGCAAAGACGTGAGAATAAATCAATTGACACAGGTTTTAATGGAGTAAGTTCACAGAAAAGAAAGCCTAACGCTTCTCATCAAAGTTCAAATAATCATGAACGCGTTAAGTTACAATCTGAGCGTTTTAAATCAGATTATAACACGCGCCCTCATTCTACATATCATAAGTCAAGCTTTAAAACTTCTGAAGTACCTTCAGCTATTTTCGGGACAAAAAAACGTCGTCCAATTAGGAATGGTGTTATACCTCCTATGGAAGATACAGAGGAGAATAAGACTGATTCATCATTGGATGATGCAAAAACGAACGAACATGCTACTCATAGAGAAGAAAACGCTGAAAAAACATTTTCAGAAAATGAAAACATCAATGCAACTTCTAAAGAGAATAAGCAATCTCCTGTAATTGAAGCTTCTGACAATACAGAAAGCAATGATGCTTTCGCTTCAAATGAGGCAACGCCTAATTATTCTCAGAAAGATAATACAGTAAATATCGAAAATATTTATGCTTCACAAATCGTTGAAGAAATTAGAAAAGAAAGAGAACGAAAAGCGCAACAAAAACGTAAATTTAAAGAAGCTTTACAAAATAAGCGTCAAAAAACGAATAATGAAGATGATGATATTCAAAAAGCAATTGACGAAATGTATGCGCAACAAGCTAAGCAATATACAGGAGAAAGTTCTCTTGACGATGCATTATTCGGTGAAACTACAGCACATTCATCTATAGCAGGTGAGAATGATAAAGAAAATGCAGTTGAAGCGGCATCTCATGATATTTCTAATGAATCACAATCATCTAAAGAAAATACTGATGCTGAGGAACAACAACAAATTGAGGAGTTAGCTAAATCATCACCGTATAATTACGAAGAAATAGATTTAAATCAAGTTCCAAGCGTTCAACAAGTGAAAGATGAAGACGTGAAAGTAGAAAATACCCAAGAAGATCAACATCACCTCAAACTAGAGGATACTTCAGTACAACAGTTAGATGACACAACTCAACTAATTTCTGAGGAAGAACCAACATTTGTTGATAATGAGAATGAAAAACATATTGATAGTGCTTCAAATAAACAGGATAAGATTCATGATAATCAGGATCGCATTGAAGATGATGATGATGAGAAAGATTCAGGAGAAAGTGATCAAACGACTGTAGATGAAGCACACTATCGTGAACTTGATAATACTTACAATGACTCTCATGAAGTGCAAGAGGAAGATCATTTAGCTGGAAAATCGATAGACAATTCTATTTCTCAAAATGATTCGAGCATGAGTGACAATCAATCAAATTCATCTCAATCTGAAACTAATAATGTCGTTCAAAATGCGGTTGACTCTGAAACGGAATATGCAACGAAACCTCACGAACAACTAGATATAAAAGATAATAATGTAAAGGCTTCATCTCATGAAGCTGATAACTCAGATGACAATTCTCAAGCAGTTGCTCAAAGTGTAGAAAGAAATAATGCTTCTAATGTTGATGACACTGTAACTAACAAAACCACAACAAATAAGCATCAAGATAATGATGAAAATCATCTTGAGCAACCTAAAAAATCGCTTAAGCAATCAATTAAGCCTGGCAGTAAACCATTTAATGTAGTCATGACACCGTCAGACAAAAAACGTATGGTGGATACTTATAAAAAGAAATCACATAAAGTATCAGTGCCTGAATTAAAACCCGAGACGAAAGCTAAAAAAGAAGAAGTAAACGATACCTCTTCTACAACGCCAAATAATGAAAGCAAAGTAGAAAAGTCTGTCTCTAATGATAAACAAACCGCTGATCAACAAGCTAGTAATCAGTTGGATAATGTAAATCGAAGCAAACTAGACCCTTCTGAGGTATCTCCTAGCAACATTCAAGATGAAGCTAGTCACCATAATGTGGACAACACTAGGGATGATTCATTTTCAGCGAAAAATTCTGCAAAGCAAGAAAATGCAGTTCATAAAGAAGAAAATGAAGTCGCTTCAAATGAAGCAAGTGTAACTACTGAAGATGGAAATCAGGCGAGTTCTGCACAAACTGATGTGTCTAAGCCTGCGATTCGAAAAGGACCAAATATCAAGTTGCCAAGCTTAGATTTATTAGAAAACCCCGAAACTCATGAAATAGATGAAGAATGGATTGAAGAAAAGAAAAAAGAATTAAATGATGCATTCTACTATTTCAATGTACCAGCCGAAGTACAAAATGTTACAGAGGGACCAAGCGTCACTCGATTTGAATTAGCGGTTGAAAAAGGTGTAAAAGTTTCAAAGATTACTGCGTTACAAGATGATATTAAAATGGCATTAGCAGCTAAAGATATTAGAATTGAAGCGCCTATTCCAGGAACAAGTTTAGTTGGTATTGAGGTACCAAATCAAAATCCAACCAAAGTTAACTTGAAATCCATTTTAGAAACAGATAAATTTAAAAATGCTGAATCTAAATTAACTGTAGCAATGGGTAATCGTATTAATAATGATCCATTACTAATGGATATTGCTAAAACTCCTCATGCTTTAATTGCAGGGGCTACAGGTTCAGGTAAATCAGTATGCATTAATAGTATTTTGATGTCGCTACTGTACAAAAATCATCCTGAAGAATTAAGATTATTATTGATTGATCCGAAAATGGTTGAACTGGCACCATACAATGATTTACCACATCTAGTGTCACCAGTCATCACAGACGTCAAAGCAGCGACTCAAAGCTTAAAATGGGCAGTAGATGAAATGGAACGTCGCTATAAATTATTTGCACAATATCACGTTAGAAATATTACAGCTTTCAATAAAAAAGCGTCATATGACCAAAGAATGCCAAAAATTGTTATTGTTATTGATGAGTTAGCTGATTTAATGATGATGGCACCACAAGAGGTTGAACAATCGATTGCAAGGATTGCTCAGAAAGCACGTGCATGTGGCATTCATATGCTTGTGGCTACGCAAAGACCATCTGTGAATGTCATCACTGGATTAATTAAAGCTAACATACCTACACGTATTGCGTTTATGGTATCGTCAAGCGTTGACTCACGTACTATATTAGATAGTGGTGGTGCAGAACGATTATTAGGTTACGGTGATATGCTTTATTTAGGCAGTGGCATGAATAAACCTATACGTGTTCAAGGTACATTTGTATCGGATGAAGAAATCGATGAAGTTGTTGATTTCATTAAAGCTCAAAGAGAGCCTAATTATTTATTTGAAGAAAAAGAATTATTGAAAAAGAATCAAACTCAAGCACAAGATGAATTATTTGATGATGTCTGTGAATTTATGGTAAAAGAAGGACATATTTCTACTTCATTAATACAAAGACATTTTCAAATTGGATATAATCGTGCAGCAAGAATCGTAGACCAATTAGAACAATTGAATTATATTTCTGGTGCTAACGGTTCAAAACCAAGAGATGTATATATTACAGATGAAGATTTAAAGAAAGATTAA
- the murC gene encoding UDP-N-acetylmuramate--L-alanine ligase, protein MTHYHFVGIKGSGMSSLAQIMHDLGHEVQGSDIENYVFTEVALKNKGIKILPFSADNIKDGMVVIQGNAFPDTHEEIVKAHELKLDGIKYHDFLGHVISQYTSVAVTGAHGKTSTTGLLSHVMNGDKKTSFLIGDGTGMGLPASDYFAFEACEYRRHFLSYHPDYAIMTNIDFDHPDYFKDIDDVADAFQNMARNVKKAIIAWGDDEHLRKLEVDVPIYYYGLSKNDDVYADNIQITDKGTQFDVYINGEYYDQFLTPQYGDHNIQNALAVITISYLEEMNVNNIKEALETFGGVKRRFNETNVAKQVLVDDYAHHPREINATIETARKKYPNKEVVAVFQPHTFSRTQAFLNEFADSLSKADHVFLCEIFGSIRENTGELTIQDLINRIDGSALIDENNIDVLEQFKDAVILFMGAGDIQKLQRAYEEKVGISNEF, encoded by the coding sequence ATGACGCATTATCATTTTGTTGGTATTAAAGGCTCAGGAATGAGTTCTCTAGCACAAATCATGCATGACTTAGGGCATGAAGTACAAGGCTCGGATATTGAAAATTATGTGTTTACAGAAGTAGCATTAAAAAATAAAGGGATTAAAATTCTTCCATTTAGTGCTGATAATATTAAAGACGGCATGGTTGTAATTCAAGGTAATGCGTTTCCAGATACACATGAAGAAATCGTAAAAGCACATGAGTTAAAATTAGATGGCATTAAATATCATGACTTTTTAGGACATGTAATTAGTCAGTATACATCTGTAGCTGTAACGGGAGCTCATGGTAAAACATCAACAACAGGTTTACTATCTCATGTTATGAATGGTGATAAAAAGACATCGTTTTTAATTGGAGATGGCACAGGAATGGGATTGCCAGCAAGTGACTATTTTGCATTTGAAGCATGTGAATACCGTCGTCACTTCTTAAGTTACCACCCTGATTATGCCATTATGACTAATATTGATTTTGATCATCCAGATTATTTTAAAGATATTGATGATGTGGCTGATGCTTTCCAGAACATGGCCCGTAATGTTAAAAAAGCCATTATTGCTTGGGGAGACGATGAACACTTAAGAAAATTAGAAGTGGATGTACCAATTTATTATTATGGTTTAAGTAAAAATGATGATGTATACGCAGATAATATTCAAATTACTGATAAAGGTACGCAATTTGATGTTTATATTAACGGCGAATATTATGATCAATTCTTAACGCCTCAATATGGTGACCATAATATTCAAAATGCACTTGCAGTTATCACAATTAGTTATTTAGAAGAAATGAACGTGAATAATATTAAAGAAGCATTGGAAACATTTGGTGGTGTAAAACGTCGCTTTAATGAAACAAATGTTGCTAAACAAGTATTAGTAGACGATTATGCTCACCATCCTAGAGAAATTAATGCTACAATTGAAACAGCACGAAAAAAATATCCAAATAAAGAAGTCGTAGCAGTATTTCAGCCACATACATTTTCTAGAACGCAAGCTTTCCTAAATGAGTTTGCGGATTCACTTAGCAAAGCTGACCATGTATTTTTATGTGAAATATTTGGTTCAATTCGAGAAAATACTGGAGAATTAACTATTCAAGATTTAATAAACCGTATTGACGGATCTGCTTTAATCGATGAAAATAATATTGACGTATTAGAACAATTTAAAGATGCTGTAATTTTATTTATGGGCGCAGGGGACATCCAAAAGCTTCAACGCGCTTATGAAGAAAAAGTTGGCATCTCAAATGAATTTTAA
- a CDS encoding DUF948 domain-containing protein, with protein sequence MDWILPIAGIIAAIAFLILCIGIVVVLISVKKNLDHVAKTLDGVEGQVQGITRESTDLLHKANRLTEDIQGKVERLNSVVDGVKGIGDSVQTLNSSVDRVTNSITHNISQNEDKISQVVQWSNVAMEIADKWQNRHYRRGSANYRTNSVADDANHANHSNENYTTNVEKNF encoded by the coding sequence ATGGATTGGATTTTACCAATTGCTGGAATTATCGCTGCAATTGCATTCTTAATTTTATGTATTGGAATCGTTGTAGTTTTAATTTCGGTCAAAAAGAATTTAGATCATGTGGCTAAAACACTTGATGGTGTTGAAGGTCAAGTTCAAGGTATCACTCGTGAATCAACTGATTTACTTCACAAAGCAAATCGCTTAACTGAAGATATTCAAGGTAAAGTTGAACGTTTAAACTCTGTTGTTGATGGTGTAAAAGGTATCGGCGACTCAGTTCAAACTTTAAATAGTTCAGTTGACCGTGTAACTAACTCAATTACACATAATATTTCTCAAAATGAAGATAAAATTTCTCAAGTAGTTCAATGGTCAAATGTTGCAATGGAAATTGCTGACAAATGGCAAAATAGACACTACCGTAGAGGAAGTGCAAACTACAGAACAAATTCTGTAGCTGATGATGCAAACCATGCAAATCATTCAAATGAAAATTACACTACAAACGTTGAGAAAAACTTTTAA
- a CDS encoding smooth muscle caldesmon, protein MSKKYNRDAFETNNSGNDLHGQGANQQDDVAQTNATKHYDRDAFETNNSGNDLHGQGANQQDDVAQTNATKHYDRDAFETNNSGNDLHGRGANQQDDVAQSNATKHYDRDAFETNNSGNDLHGRGANQQDDVAQSNATKHYDRDAFETNNTGEDLHNRGRNQNNQVTSNSRHQYTYNTKNSRKDFVVSFITGALIGSAIGLLTRTKAQDKIDQAKAKEQELKDNYHHIRTQAEENIDNVKQKIDDFKNRKKSNITSDELKAQQNAIKAETSSELADQSPQAQEIQDAKVEAMSEDYHQRNNESNSAEEIVAQQNAIKAETSNELADQSPQAQEIQEAKAEAKSDKSQENASATELAAQQNAIKAETSNELADQSPQAQEIQEAKAEAKSDKSQKNASATELTAQQNAIKAETSSELADQSPQAQEIQEAKAEAKSDKSQENASATELAAQQNAIKAETSNELADQSPQAQEIQEAKAEAKSDKSQENASATELTAQQNAVKKEAAENNLSSPSVTNTQNTNNLSLGEKLAKAANSKKEKLAKDKSIEKKTQELLAEKPIAKSKNNKIPMLVTKKFNRDEAHLKNNQSHASAKFDKGVITHDTDKKSNGAKKQTNKKQNNNKQNNKKQNNKTQNNKTPKQQQRTEKAKSKIDKRTFND, encoded by the coding sequence ATGAGTAAGAAATATAATCGCGATGCATTTGAAACAAATAATTCAGGCAATGACTTACATGGTCAAGGTGCAAATCAACAAGATGATGTAGCGCAAACAAACGCGACAAAACACTATGATAGAGATGCATTTGAAACAAATAATTCAGGCAATGACTTACATGGTCAAGGTGCAAATCAACAAGATGATGTAGCGCAAACAAACGCGACAAAACACTATGATAGAGATGCATTTGAAACAAATAATTCAGGCAATGACTTACATGGCCGTGGCGCAAATCAACAAGATGATGTAGCGCAATCAAATGCGACAAAACACTATGATAGAGATGCATTTGAAACAAATAATTCAGGCAATGACTTACATGGCCGTGGCGCAAATCAACAAGATGATGTAGCGCAATCAAATGCGACAAAACACTATGATAGAGATGCATTTGAAACTAATAATACTGGTGAAGACTTGCATAATAGAGGAAGAAATCAAAATAATCAGGTTACTTCAAATTCTCGTCATCAGTATACTTACAATACTAAAAATTCAAGAAAAGACTTTGTAGTAAGCTTTATTACAGGTGCTTTAATTGGTTCTGCTATTGGTTTACTCACTAGAACAAAAGCACAAGATAAAATTGATCAAGCTAAAGCTAAAGAACAAGAGCTTAAAGATAATTATCATCATATTAGAACTCAAGCTGAAGAAAATATTGATAATGTAAAACAAAAAATTGATGACTTCAAAAATAGAAAAAAATCAAATATTACATCTGATGAGTTGAAAGCACAACAAAATGCGATTAAAGCAGAGACATCAAGTGAATTAGCAGACCAATCACCACAAGCGCAAGAGATTCAAGATGCTAAAGTTGAAGCAATGAGTGAAGACTATCATCAAAGAAATAATGAAAGTAATAGTGCAGAAGAAATTGTTGCGCAACAAAATGCAATAAAAGCAGAGACATCAAATGAATTAGCAGACCAATCACCACAAGCGCAAGAAATCCAAGAAGCGAAAGCAGAAGCTAAGTCAGACAAATCACAAGAAAACGCAAGTGCAACAGAATTAGCTGCGCAACAAAATGCAATAAAAGCAGAGACATCAAATGAATTAGCAGACCAATCACCACAAGCGCAAGAAATCCAAGAAGCGAAAGCAGAAGCTAAGTCAGACAAATCACAAAAAAACGCAAGTGCAACAGAATTGACTGCGCAACAAAATGCAATAAAAGCAGAGACATCAAGTGAATTAGCAGATCAATCACCACAAGCACAAGAAATCCAAGAAGCGAAAGCAGAAGCTAAGTCAGACAAATCACAAGAAAACGCAAGTGCAACAGAATTAGCTGCGCAACAAAATGCAATAAAAGCAGAGACATCAAATGAATTAGCAGACCAATCACCACAAGCGCAAGAAATCCAAGAAGCGAAAGCAGAAGCTAAGTCAGACAAATCACAAGAAAACGCAAGTGCAACAGAATTGACTGCGCAACAAAATGCAGTAAAAAAAGAGGCTGCTGAAAATAATTTATCTAGCCCTTCAGTTACAAACACACAAAATACAAATAATTTATCATTAGGTGAAAAATTAGCTAAAGCCGCTAACTCTAAAAAAGAAAAATTAGCAAAAGATAAAAGTATAGAGAAAAAGACACAAGAATTATTAGCTGAAAAACCAATTGCTAAATCTAAGAATAATAAGATTCCTATGTTAGTAACTAAAAAATTCAATAGAGATGAAGCACATTTAAAAAATAATCAAAGCCATGCTTCAGCTAAATTCGATAAAGGTGTTATTACGCACGATACAGATAAAAAATCTAACGGTGCAAAAAAACAAACTAATAAAAAGCAAAACAACAATAAACAGAACAACAAAAAACAAAATAATAAGACACAAAATAACAAAACACCTAAACAACAACAAAGAACTGAAAAAGCGAAAAGTAAAATAGATAAACGTACTTTCAATGATTAA
- a CDS encoding bifunctional 3-deoxy-7-phosphoheptulonate synthase/chorismate mutase, with protein sequence MTTKLEQYREEIVSINYQILDLLSKRGELAQKIGEEKIKQGTKVYDPQREKEMINQLMDHNQGPFNDNVIKQLFKEIFKASTDLQKSENEKHLYVSRKLKPEDTIVKFDNGGIIGDGNKSFVFGPCSVESQEQVDAVAKDLQAKGEKFIRGGAFKPRTSPYDFQGLGVEGLKILKNVKDKFGLNVVSEIVNPADFEIADEYLDVFQIGARNMQNFELLKEAGRTNKPILLKRGLSATIEEFTFAAEYIASQGNKNIILCERGIRTYEKATRNTLDISAVPILKQGTHLPVMVDVTHSTGRKDIMLPTAKAALAVGADGVMAEVHPDPSVALSDSGQQMDLNEFDTFYNELKPLAELYNSKQLK encoded by the coding sequence ATGACAACTAAGTTAGAACAATATAGAGAAGAAATCGTTTCGATTAATTATCAAATTTTAGACTTATTATCTAAAAGAGGAGAACTAGCGCAAAAAATTGGTGAGGAAAAAATTAAACAAGGAACAAAAGTTTATGACCCTCAACGTGAAAAAGAAATGATTAACCAATTGATGGATCATAATCAAGGTCCATTTAATGATAATGTAATTAAACAATTATTTAAAGAAATCTTTAAAGCATCAACAGATTTACAAAAATCTGAAAATGAAAAACATTTATATGTTTCACGTAAGTTAAAACCTGAGGATACTATAGTTAAATTTGATAATGGCGGTATTATTGGTGATGGCAATAAATCTTTCGTTTTCGGTCCATGTTCAGTAGAATCACAAGAACAAGTAGATGCAGTCGCAAAAGACTTACAAGCTAAAGGCGAAAAATTTATTAGAGGTGGCGCATTTAAACCACGTACTTCTCCATATGATTTCCAAGGATTAGGTGTAGAAGGTCTTAAAATATTAAAAAATGTTAAAGATAAATTTGGTTTGAATGTTGTTAGTGAAATTGTCAATCCTGCAGATTTTGAAATTGCTGATGAATATTTAGACGTTTTCCAAATTGGGGCTCGTAACATGCAAAATTTCGAACTATTAAAAGAAGCTGGACGCACAAATAAACCAATATTACTAAAAAGAGGTTTATCAGCTACAATTGAAGAATTTACTTTTGCTGCTGAATATATTGCATCACAAGGCAACAAAAATATTATCTTATGTGAACGTGGTATTCGTACTTATGAAAAAGCTACGCGTAACACACTTGATATCTCTGCCGTGCCGATTTTAAAACAAGGCACTCATTTACCAGTTATGGTCGATGTTACTCATAGTACTGGACGAAAAGATATCATGTTACCTACTGCAAAGGCTGCATTAGCTGTTGGGGCAGATGGTGTTATGGCAGAAGTTCATCCTGATCCATCAGTAGCGCTTAGTGATAGTGGTCAACAAATGGATTTAAATGAATTTGATACATTTTACAATGAATTAAAACCACTTGCTGAATTGTATAACTCTAAACAACTCAAATAA
- the ccpA gene encoding catabolite control protein A produces MTVTIYDVAREARVSMATVSRVVNGNQNVKPETRKKVNEVIKRLNYRPNAVARGLASKRTTTVGVIIPDISNIYYSQLARGIEDVAIMYKYHSIISNSDNDPEKEKEIFNNLLSKQVDGIIFLGGTISSEIKDLINQSSVPVVVSGTNGKDDNIASVNIDFKEAAKEITEHLVQSGAKEFALVSGDYSKKAQEDVLSGLKEVLDKHQLKLNETLQLTGSESYKDGIRVFNEIKDNLPDAILSISDEQAIGIMHSAFDAGIKVPEDLQIISFNNTRLVEMVRPKLSSIIQPLYDIGAVGMRLLTKYMNEEEIEEPNVILPHRIEYRGTTK; encoded by the coding sequence ATGACAGTAACAATATATGATGTTGCGAGAGAAGCTCGAGTATCGATGGCGACAGTATCACGCGTCGTAAATGGCAACCAAAATGTAAAACCTGAGACTCGTAAAAAGGTAAACGAGGTAATTAAACGCTTGAATTATAGACCAAATGCTGTTGCAAGAGGGTTGGCTAGTAAACGTACGACAACTGTAGGCGTTATTATCCCTGATATTTCAAATATTTATTATTCACAATTAGCACGTGGTATTGAAGATGTTGCGATTATGTATAAATACCATTCAATTATTTCAAATTCTGACAATGATCCTGAGAAAGAAAAAGAAATTTTCAACAATTTACTTAGCAAGCAGGTAGATGGAATTATATTCTTAGGGGGTACTATTTCAAGCGAAATTAAAGATTTAATTAATCAATCTTCTGTTCCTGTAGTTGTGTCTGGAACAAATGGTAAGGATGACAATATCGCTTCAGTTAATATTGATTTTAAAGAAGCTGCAAAAGAAATCACCGAACATTTAGTTCAATCAGGGGCCAAAGAATTTGCTTTAGTAAGTGGAGATTACTCTAAAAAAGCGCAAGAAGATGTACTTAGTGGATTAAAAGAAGTACTCGATAAACACCAACTTAAATTAAATGAAACGTTGCAATTAACAGGATCAGAAAGTTATAAAGATGGTATTAGAGTATTTAATGAAATTAAAGATAACTTACCTGACGCTATTTTATCAATTAGTGATGAACAAGCTATTGGTATTATGCACAGTGCTTTTGATGCAGGGATAAAGGTGCCTGAAGACTTACAAATTATAAGTTTTAATAATACACGTTTAGTTGAAATGGTGAGACCTAAATTATCAAGTATTATTCAGCCTTTATATGATATCGGGGCAGTAGGCATGCGCTTATTGACTAAATATATGAATGAGGAAGAAATTGAAGAACCAAACGTGATTTTACCTCACCGAATAGAATATCGTGGAACAACTAAATAA